The following are from one region of the Myxococcus stipitatus genome:
- a CDS encoding DUF1003 domain-containing protein: MPADISLLQEVPLFAALDDEERALLAAQLEEVRLEAGQKVFSRGDPGGAIYIVSSGEVQISVEDTTGQVIVFETARRGDFFGELSLLDGDPRSADARAIQDTTALKVDRADLQMLFQRHPSSAMDVLTAIGRRLREADKMLHSRPSLSPNETVEERLTPIQRLADGLAAFSGTFTFMMLHAAWFATWIAINLDWVPGLHAFDPFPFGLLTMVVSLEAIFLSCFVLISQSRQAAKDRIRSDVEYEANIRAGMEVTQLHAKLDHLYAQTMARLEAVERSSRSA, encoded by the coding sequence ATGCCCGCCGACATCTCCCTGCTGCAGGAAGTCCCCCTGTTCGCCGCCCTGGATGACGAGGAGCGGGCGCTGCTCGCCGCCCAGCTCGAGGAGGTGCGGCTGGAGGCGGGACAGAAGGTGTTCAGCCGCGGCGACCCTGGCGGAGCCATCTACATCGTCAGCTCCGGCGAGGTGCAGATCTCCGTCGAGGACACCACGGGCCAGGTCATCGTCTTCGAGACCGCCCGGCGCGGGGACTTCTTCGGCGAGCTGTCGCTGCTGGATGGAGATCCACGCAGCGCGGACGCGCGCGCCATCCAGGACACCACCGCGTTGAAGGTGGACCGCGCCGACCTCCAGATGCTCTTCCAGCGCCACCCCTCCAGCGCCATGGACGTGCTGACCGCCATCGGCCGGCGCCTGCGCGAGGCGGACAAGATGCTGCACAGCCGCCCGTCGCTCAGCCCGAACGAGACGGTGGAGGAGCGCTTGACGCCCATCCAGCGGCTCGCGGACGGGCTGGCCGCCTTCAGCGGCACCTTCACCTTCATGATGCTGCACGCGGCCTGGTTCGCGACGTGGATCGCCATCAACCTGGACTGGGTGCCCGGCCTCCACGCCTTCGACCCGTTCCCCTTCGGCCTGCTCACCATGGTGGTGAGCCTGGAGGCCATCTTCCTGTCGTGCTTCGTGCTCATCAGCCAGAGCCGTCAGGCCGCCAAGGACCGCATCCGCTCGGACGTGGAATACGAGGCCAACATCCGCGCCGGCATGGAGGTCACCCAGCTGCACGCCAAGCTGGACCACCTGTACGCGCAGACCATGGCCCGGCTGGAGGCCGTCGAGCGCTCCTCGCGCAGCGCGTGA
- a CDS encoding 1,4-dihydroxy-2-naphthoyl-CoA synthase: protein MVSALFNPDRWKPVEGFKFKDITFHRAVDQGTVRIAFNRPEVRNAFRPRTVDELARALEATRFMTDVGCVLITGNGPSPKDGGWAFCSGGDQRIRGKDGYQYQGEEGESDPARLGRLHILEVQRQIRFLPKAVIAVVPGWAVGGGHSLHVVCDMTIASKEHAIFKQTDADVASFDGGYGSALLARQVGQKRAREIFFVGGNYSAEEAFQMGMVNAVVPHEKLEEFALEWAAEINTKSPTAIKMLKYAFNLPDDGMVGQQLFAGEATRLAYGTDEAQEGRDAFVQKRKRDFKRFPWSY, encoded by the coding sequence ATGGTCTCGGCCCTCTTCAATCCCGACCGCTGGAAGCCCGTCGAGGGCTTCAAATTCAAGGACATCACCTTCCACCGCGCGGTGGACCAGGGCACGGTCCGCATCGCCTTCAACCGTCCGGAGGTCCGCAACGCCTTCCGGCCGCGCACGGTGGACGAGCTGGCCCGGGCGCTGGAGGCCACGCGCTTCATGACGGACGTGGGCTGCGTGCTCATCACCGGCAACGGCCCGTCGCCCAAGGACGGCGGCTGGGCGTTCTGCTCGGGTGGAGACCAGCGCATCCGCGGCAAGGACGGCTACCAGTACCAGGGCGAGGAGGGGGAGTCGGACCCGGCGCGCCTGGGGCGGCTGCACATCCTCGAGGTGCAGCGGCAGATCCGCTTCCTGCCCAAGGCGGTCATCGCCGTGGTGCCGGGCTGGGCGGTGGGCGGCGGGCACAGCCTGCACGTGGTCTGCGACATGACCATCGCGAGCAAGGAGCACGCCATCTTCAAGCAGACGGACGCGGACGTGGCCAGCTTCGACGGTGGATATGGCTCCGCGTTGCTGGCGCGGCAGGTGGGCCAGAAGCGCGCGCGTGAAATCTTCTTCGTCGGGGGCAACTACTCGGCGGAGGAGGCGTTCCAGATGGGCATGGTCAACGCCGTCGTCCCCCACGAGAAGCTGGAGGAGTTCGCGCTCGAGTGGGCGGCGGAGATCAACACCAAGAGCCCCACCGCCATCAAGATGCTCAAGTACGCCTTCAACCTGCCCGACGACGGCATGGTGGGGCAGCAGCTCTTCGCGGGCGAGGCCACGCGCCTGGCGTACGGCACCGACGAGGCCCAGGAGGGCCGCGACGCGTTCGTCCAGAAGCGCAAGCGCGACTTCAAGCGCTTCCCCTGGTCCTACTGA
- a CDS encoding VOC family protein, protein MEFHRGRLFDHVHLRVKDLDASKRFYRAVLAVVGVPVFAENEHYFTADELFISPADPGAPEGRGVHLAFQAHDRETVHRFHEAALAAGGRDNGGPGERSYHPGYYAAFVLDPDGNNIEVVNHGPARRSATSIVITPA, encoded by the coding sequence ATGGAATTCCATCGAGGCCGACTGTTCGACCACGTCCACCTTCGCGTCAAGGACCTCGACGCGAGCAAGCGCTTCTACCGGGCCGTGCTGGCCGTGGTGGGCGTCCCCGTCTTCGCGGAGAACGAGCACTACTTCACCGCCGACGAGCTGTTCATCTCCCCCGCAGACCCGGGAGCGCCCGAGGGCCGGGGCGTCCACCTCGCCTTCCAGGCGCACGACCGGGAGACGGTCCACCGGTTCCACGAGGCGGCCCTCGCCGCGGGCGGAAGGGACAACGGCGGTCCGGGGGAGCGCTCCTATCACCCGGGCTACTACGCCGCGTTCGTGCTGGATCCGGACGGCAACAACATCGAGGTCGTGAACCACGGCCCGGCCCGCCGCTCCGCCACCTCAATCGTCATCACGCCGGCCTGA
- a CDS encoding C45 family peptidase, translating to MNDLRLTSKLLGALLLSASALHAAPVSAAPTPVSSTVVPNGGFEVAGGASSVPAFWTSKGPGKVAASSEGKAEGARGLLIESPQGGGETTVESGELRLTVGQLYRLSAWVRTKGVQADPQARYPTAHGACLSMKSFPFTNCTPAQGVDAGSRVSVLFFATQSTDRVQLHLGRNGKATGSVWYDDVRVEQVEDISQYIPMESVRWAGKGFRYDDGGWIYVHIEGEPYERGHQFGQLVSGEIVRYIEKLGIQKDKADAAKGWAHQRLLADSLFLRKFDAEYLEEMKGIADGANKAGAKFKDRELDLLDIVTLNTAVDAGQLEEANRATATSLSGRTFLKADEEAERGGKGDHCSSFVATKSATPDGRAIIGQIFMWNGYTGVHWDVILDVQPTKGHRVVMQTFPGGIHSGADWFINSAGIVIGETTVGQTPFDANGTPQSNRIRKAAQYASSIDEVARIMKENNNGLYTNDWTLADTKTDEGACLLLGTKKTRLWRTGSKGNAADTPGNLKDFIWANNNNRDLEVRKESVSNPDNAPADLAFNTWNRDIAFQEYYARHAKKGFDLDAAIRMMASSPINRPHACDGKVTTSEMAEKMMFLAHYGKTTLREKMIGSRFMPDLPGATPHLSLGYTTFSPIYVAAKLKEARKTWKAPAEPAASKRDLSKVKDAVSFDAKWLWANTLYPASDAENWLVSGTAAYWKLLKDVSAHEDKLDKSFEQQRDVLADLNNRYLFTASREADVAPAAAKTDYGRYGMYLVPRIKGTFALHQLRLLLGNADFSKVMNAVHARYGNKDVTTADFKRVAQEASGKDVGAFVGQWLERTGLPQPRIRTTAAQVKDGYEVTLKVEQPGAKPWHFVTLVEVRTAKGSSFERVEVKGASETFTLRTAEAPVRVVFNPGNDVPVAREKFQVLANQTDAWERLLMVHGTARQTESMRTLVLGYREALADVFTERLVPVSPDAEVTDAVLADRDLVVFGGAEDNALLARLAEEKKVPLELGRRYFRWEGKTYGRPDDGIAMALPNPWNPKRAMYLFVANSGIQLWHMTRTYQRNLQGWALFRNGEVTTKGFHDLEALSQDVVVTPAPATPAPAAPAPTPAPPVPAPVLGRR from the coding sequence ATGAACGATCTGCGTCTGACGTCGAAGCTCCTCGGCGCGCTCCTGCTGTCCGCGAGCGCGCTCCACGCGGCCCCCGTCTCGGCGGCCCCCACTCCCGTGTCTTCCACCGTGGTGCCCAACGGCGGCTTCGAGGTCGCCGGTGGCGCGTCGTCCGTCCCGGCGTTCTGGACCTCGAAGGGGCCCGGCAAGGTGGCCGCCAGCTCGGAGGGCAAGGCCGAGGGCGCCCGGGGCCTGCTCATCGAGAGTCCCCAGGGGGGTGGCGAGACGACCGTCGAGTCCGGCGAGCTGCGCTTGACGGTGGGCCAGCTGTACCGGCTCAGCGCGTGGGTGCGCACCAAGGGCGTGCAGGCGGACCCGCAGGCCCGCTATCCCACGGCCCACGGCGCGTGCCTGTCGATGAAGAGCTTCCCCTTCACCAACTGCACGCCCGCCCAGGGCGTGGACGCGGGCAGCCGCGTCTCCGTCCTCTTCTTCGCCACCCAGTCCACGGACCGCGTGCAGCTGCACCTGGGGCGCAACGGCAAGGCCACCGGCTCCGTCTGGTACGACGACGTGCGCGTCGAGCAGGTGGAGGACATCTCCCAGTACATCCCCATGGAGTCCGTGCGCTGGGCGGGCAAGGGCTTCCGCTATGACGACGGCGGGTGGATCTACGTCCACATCGAGGGCGAGCCCTACGAGCGCGGCCACCAGTTCGGCCAGCTCGTGTCGGGGGAGATCGTCCGCTACATCGAGAAGCTCGGCATCCAGAAGGACAAGGCGGACGCGGCCAAGGGCTGGGCGCACCAGCGGCTGCTCGCGGACTCGCTGTTCCTGCGCAAGTTCGACGCGGAGTACCTGGAGGAGATGAAGGGCATCGCGGACGGCGCGAACAAGGCGGGCGCGAAGTTCAAGGACCGCGAGCTGGACCTGCTCGACATCGTCACGCTCAACACCGCGGTGGACGCGGGGCAGCTGGAGGAGGCCAACCGCGCCACGGCCACGTCGCTGTCGGGCCGCACCTTCCTCAAGGCGGACGAGGAGGCCGAGCGCGGGGGCAAGGGCGACCACTGCTCGTCCTTCGTGGCCACGAAGTCCGCGACGCCGGACGGACGCGCCATCATCGGGCAGATCTTCATGTGGAACGGCTACACCGGCGTCCACTGGGACGTGATCCTCGACGTGCAGCCCACCAAGGGCCACCGCGTGGTGATGCAGACCTTCCCGGGCGGCATCCACAGCGGCGCGGACTGGTTCATCAACTCCGCGGGCATCGTCATCGGCGAGACGACCGTGGGCCAGACGCCGTTCGACGCCAACGGCACGCCCCAGAGCAACCGCATCCGCAAGGCCGCGCAGTACGCGTCGTCCATCGACGAGGTGGCGCGCATCATGAAGGAGAACAACAACGGCCTGTACACCAACGACTGGACGCTCGCGGACACGAAGACGGACGAGGGCGCGTGCCTGTTGCTCGGGACGAAGAAGACGCGGCTGTGGCGCACCGGGAGCAAGGGCAACGCCGCGGACACCCCGGGCAACCTGAAGGACTTCATCTGGGCCAACAACAACAACCGGGACCTGGAGGTGCGCAAGGAGTCGGTTTCCAACCCGGACAACGCGCCGGCGGACCTGGCCTTCAACACGTGGAACCGGGACATCGCCTTCCAGGAGTACTACGCGCGTCACGCGAAGAAGGGCTTCGACCTGGACGCCGCCATCCGGATGATGGCCTCCAGCCCCATCAACCGCCCGCACGCGTGTGACGGCAAGGTCACCACGTCGGAGATGGCGGAGAAGATGATGTTCCTCGCGCACTACGGGAAGACGACGCTGCGCGAGAAGATGATTGGCAGCCGCTTCATGCCGGACCTGCCCGGCGCCACGCCGCACCTGTCGCTGGGCTACACCACGTTCAGCCCCATCTACGTCGCCGCCAAGCTCAAGGAGGCGCGCAAGACGTGGAAGGCCCCGGCGGAGCCGGCGGCCTCCAAGCGCGACCTGTCGAAGGTGAAGGACGCGGTGTCGTTCGACGCGAAGTGGCTGTGGGCCAACACGCTGTACCCCGCGTCGGATGCGGAGAACTGGCTCGTCAGCGGCACGGCGGCGTACTGGAAGCTGCTCAAGGACGTCTCCGCGCACGAGGACAAGCTGGACAAGTCCTTCGAACAGCAGCGGGACGTGCTCGCCGACCTGAACAACCGCTACCTCTTCACCGCGTCGCGTGAGGCGGACGTGGCGCCCGCGGCGGCGAAGACCGACTACGGCCGGTACGGCATGTACCTGGTGCCGCGCATCAAGGGGACCTTCGCGCTGCACCAGCTGCGGCTCCTGCTGGGCAACGCGGACTTCTCCAAGGTGATGAACGCGGTCCACGCGCGCTATGGGAACAAGGACGTCACCACCGCGGACTTCAAGCGCGTGGCCCAGGAGGCATCCGGGAAGGACGTGGGCGCGTTCGTCGGGCAGTGGCTGGAGCGCACGGGGCTGCCCCAGCCGCGCATCCGCACCACCGCGGCGCAGGTCAAGGACGGGTACGAGGTGACGTTGAAGGTGGAGCAGCCGGGCGCGAAGCCCTGGCACTTCGTCACGCTGGTGGAGGTGCGCACGGCCAAGGGCTCCTCCTTCGAGCGCGTGGAGGTCAAGGGCGCCAGCGAGACCTTCACGCTGCGCACGGCGGAGGCGCCCGTGCGCGTGGTGTTCAACCCGGGCAACGACGTGCCGGTGGCGCGCGAGAAGTTCCAGGTGCTGGCGAACCAGACGGACGCCTGGGAGCGGCTGTTGATGGTGCACGGCACCGCGCGGCAGACGGAGTCCATGCGGACGCTGGTGCTCGGCTATCGCGAGGCGCTCGCGGACGTGTTCACCGAGCGGCTCGTCCCCGTGTCGCCCGACGCCGAGGTGACGGACGCCGTGCTCGCGGACCGCGACCTGGTCGTCTTCGGCGGGGCGGAGGACAACGCGCTGCTGGCGCGCCTGGCGGAGGAGAAGAAGGTGCCGCTGGAGCTGGGCCGCCGGTACTTCCGCTGGGAGGGCAAGACGTACGGGCGACCGGATGACGGCATCGCCATGGCGCTGCCCAACCCGTGGAACCCGAAGCGGGCGATGTACCTCTTCGTCGCCAACAGCGGCATCCAGCTGTGGCACATGACGCGGACGTACCAGCGCAACCTCCAGGGGTGGGCGCTGTTCCGCAATGGGGAGGTCACCACCAAGGGCTTCCACGACCTCGAGGCGCTGTCCCAGGACGTGGTCGTGACGCCCGCGCCGGCCACGCCCGCGCCCGCCGCGCCTGCTCCCACGCCCGCTCCGCCCGTGCCGGCGCCGGTGCTCGGGCGGCGGTGA
- a CDS encoding M13 family metallopeptidase, which yields MSLKKPFAHRAWATSALGTLLLTGCATSPQPAPTAEAPPAAAVPEKPAEPAPVVLSIPAVEEVSAETIRSLGVELKNLDRAVRPQDDFYQFVNGTWLKTTPIPADRARYGTFIELADKAELALRAIIEEAAAVQKPVAGSTPQKVGDLYKSFMDTQRIESLGIKPLKSELGLVKALKSKDGLPALFAAFQRAGLQTPVVFYVGQDGKQATRYIAYLNQGGLGLPDRDYYSKQEPKFIETRAAYVAYIEKLLTLAGEKDAKNAAQAILSLETVLAEKSWDRVKNRDREATYNLKTLEEVDAITPGVKWTAFLKAAGASATPGVIVRQPSYFQALGEVLASTPLPVIQQYLTFKVLDARAPLLSSAFEQAHFEFRGKTLQGLQENRPRWKRAVATVEGALGEAVGQLYVERHFSPSSKKRMEELVANLRETFRQGIDGLDWMSAETKAQAQDKLSKFNVKIGYPDKWIDYSKLKVSATDLVGNVKRGDEFDFARMVDKLGKPIDRVEWGMTPQTVNAYYSSTMNEIVFPAAILQPPFFNPDADDATNYGAIGAVIGHEISHGFDDQGSRSDGDGNLRNWWTEQDAAGFKERTNMLVNQYSGFSPLEAMNVNGQLTLGENIGDLSGLAVAYKAFQLSLQGKPSPEIAGFTGNQRFFLGWAQIWRGLYRDDAMRQMLLTDPHSPPQYRVNGVVRNMPEFYEAFGVRQGDAAWLPPEQRVKIW from the coding sequence ATGAGCCTCAAGAAGCCCTTTGCACACCGAGCCTGGGCCACCAGCGCCCTCGGCACCCTGCTGCTCACCGGCTGCGCGACCTCGCCGCAGCCCGCGCCGACGGCCGAGGCCCCGCCCGCCGCCGCCGTCCCCGAGAAGCCGGCCGAGCCCGCGCCCGTGGTGCTGTCCATCCCCGCCGTCGAGGAGGTCTCCGCGGAGACCATCCGCTCGCTGGGCGTGGAGCTGAAGAACCTGGACCGGGCGGTGCGCCCCCAGGATGACTTCTACCAGTTCGTCAACGGCACCTGGCTCAAGACGACGCCCATCCCGGCGGACCGCGCCCGGTATGGCACCTTCATCGAGCTGGCGGACAAGGCCGAGCTGGCCCTGCGCGCCATCATCGAGGAGGCCGCCGCGGTGCAGAAGCCCGTGGCGGGTTCCACCCCGCAGAAGGTGGGTGACCTCTACAAGAGCTTCATGGACACCCAGCGCATCGAGTCGCTGGGCATCAAGCCGCTGAAGTCCGAGCTGGGCCTGGTGAAGGCGCTCAAGAGCAAGGACGGACTGCCGGCCCTGTTCGCGGCGTTCCAGCGCGCCGGGCTCCAGACGCCGGTCGTGTTCTACGTGGGGCAGGACGGCAAGCAGGCCACGCGCTACATCGCCTACCTCAACCAGGGAGGCCTGGGCCTTCCGGACCGCGACTACTACTCCAAGCAGGAGCCGAAGTTCATCGAGACGCGCGCTGCCTACGTCGCGTACATCGAGAAGCTGCTGACGCTCGCGGGTGAGAAGGACGCGAAGAACGCGGCGCAGGCCATCCTGTCGCTGGAGACGGTGCTCGCGGAGAAGAGCTGGGACCGCGTGAAGAACCGCGACCGCGAGGCCACCTACAACCTCAAGACGCTGGAGGAGGTGGACGCCATCACCCCGGGCGTCAAGTGGACCGCGTTCCTGAAGGCCGCTGGCGCCTCCGCGACCCCGGGCGTCATCGTCCGCCAGCCGAGCTACTTCCAGGCGCTCGGCGAGGTGCTGGCCTCCACGCCGCTGCCGGTCATCCAGCAGTACCTGACGTTCAAGGTGCTGGATGCCCGCGCGCCGCTGCTCAGCAGCGCCTTCGAGCAGGCGCACTTCGAGTTCCGGGGCAAGACGCTCCAGGGCCTCCAGGAGAACCGTCCGCGCTGGAAGCGCGCGGTGGCGACGGTGGAGGGCGCGCTGGGCGAGGCCGTGGGGCAGCTCTACGTGGAGCGCCACTTCAGCCCGTCGTCGAAGAAGCGCATGGAGGAGCTGGTCGCCAACCTGCGTGAGACGTTCCGTCAGGGCATCGACGGCCTGGACTGGATGAGCGCGGAGACGAAGGCGCAGGCCCAGGACAAGCTGTCGAAGTTCAACGTGAAGATCGGCTACCCGGACAAGTGGATCGACTACTCGAAGTTGAAGGTGTCCGCGACCGACCTGGTGGGCAACGTCAAGCGCGGTGACGAGTTCGACTTCGCGCGCATGGTGGACAAGCTGGGCAAGCCCATCGACCGGGTCGAGTGGGGCATGACGCCGCAGACTGTGAATGCCTACTACAGCTCGACGATGAACGAGATCGTCTTCCCGGCCGCCATCCTCCAGCCGCCGTTCTTCAACCCGGACGCGGACGACGCGACGAACTACGGCGCCATCGGCGCGGTCATCGGGCATGAGATCAGCCACGGCTTCGACGACCAGGGCAGCCGCTCGGATGGTGACGGCAACCTGCGCAACTGGTGGACGGAGCAGGACGCGGCCGGGTTCAAGGAGCGCACGAACATGCTCGTGAACCAGTACAGCGGCTTCAGCCCGTTGGAGGCGATGAACGTCAACGGTCAGCTGACGCTGGGCGAGAACATCGGCGACCTGAGCGGGCTCGCGGTGGCGTACAAGGCCTTCCAGCTCTCGCTCCAGGGCAAGCCGTCGCCGGAGATCGCCGGCTTCACGGGCAACCAGCGCTTCTTCCTGGGCTGGGCGCAGATCTGGCGGGGCCTGTACCGCGACGATGCCATGCGGCAGATGCTGCTGACGGACCCGCACTCGCCTCCGCAGTACCGCGTCAACGGCGTGGTGCGGAACATGCCGGAGTTCTACGAGGCGTTCGGCGTGCGGCAGGGCGATGCCGCGTGGCTGCCGCCCGAGCAGCGCGTGAAGATCTGGTAG
- a CDS encoding type II toxin-antitoxin system PemK/MazF family toxin, producing MTTDAQTPDSTTPPNINRGDIFWIAPDDSRGPAPDYSHPHVVVQEDVFNHSRITTVVVCALTSNLHRAKEPGNVLLDPGEGNLPRQSVVVVSQISSIEKRQLGERVGSLSNDRVEQVLAGLRFLQASFFRR from the coding sequence ATGACGACGGATGCGCAGACGCCAGACTCGACCACGCCCCCGAACATCAACCGGGGCGACATCTTCTGGATTGCACCGGATGACTCGCGAGGCCCCGCGCCGGACTACTCCCATCCCCACGTCGTGGTCCAGGAAGACGTCTTCAACCACTCGCGCATCACGACCGTCGTCGTCTGCGCCCTGACCTCGAACCTGCATCGCGCGAAGGAGCCCGGCAACGTCCTGCTCGACCCGGGCGAGGGCAACCTCCCCAGGCAGAGCGTCGTCGTCGTGTCGCAGATCTCCTCCATCGAGAAGCGCCAGCTGGGCGAGCGCGTGGGCTCCCTGTCCAACGACCGGGTGGAGCAGGTCCTCGCGGGGTTGCGCTTCCTCCAGGCCTCCTTCTTCCGTCGTTGA